The window CATAGCAACCTGCTCCGTCACCATTTTGTCGCGTTGGCTGACGCCGACCGTATCGATTAATACGGTATGTTTATTTTTTAGTTCAGACAAAGCAATTCGTAAATCAGATTCATCTTTGACCGAGTGCACCATCACGCCTAATATTTTGCCGTAAATACGCAATTGTTCGTAGCCACCAATACGATAACCATCCGTCGTAATCAATGCCAGTTTGGCAGGGCCATGGCGCATCACGCAGCGGGCAGCGAGTTTTGCTGTGGTGGTGGTTTTGCCTACGCCTGTAGGGCCAACCAAAGCATAAACGCCGCCTTTTTCTAAGATTTCGCTCTCATTATTGATGGTAGATAAATTGCGATTTAAGACCGCTTTAATCCAATCCATGCTGCTAGCGACAGTTTCTGAATCTGGCATTTTATCGACGAGATAACGGGACAAGCTTGCACTGAAACCCGTTGCCAGCATCTCCCGCATTACTTCTGTTTTTTGAGGTTGACGCTTTTGGGTATTCGTCCAGGATATCTCCGCCAGCTGCGCTTCCAGCATACTGCGCATAGACCGGATTTCAGTCATCACGTCGGCTAATTCACCGCCACTGACTAAGTTATCTAAGGCGTGTGGCTGAGATTTTGAGAACAGAGGCGATTCGCTGGCTTGCCGTCCCTGTTCAGCCTGCTGTAACCGTGGTGGAAATTTCGCAATCTCTGGGATCGTACGCGAATCCGATGATGTCGCAATTGAACTCATCGTCTCATCTGTCATCGCCAGTATTTCCACTTTTCCATCGACATTACGGTTAGAGAGAATGACCGCATCCGAACCGAGTGCATCCTTCACCATACGAATTGCCTCGCGCGATGTATTCGCTGAAAATTTCTTCACGTTCATAATTGCCCTCCAACCAGGCCGGTAACTCTAATTGTTTTTGTTTCTGGTAATTCTGCTTGCGATAACACTTTTAACTGAGGCAAAGTGCGTCTCAAGAAACGCGACAACAGCGCTCTTAAAGGACCGGGTACTAAGAGAACCGGCGCTAAACCCATCTGCTCTTGATGCTTGGCTGCGGCCTCTGTCTGTGTTGCCAAGGTATCGGCCAATCCTGGCTCAATACCAGCACCATCAGAGCCACTCGTTTGCAATGCTTGCATCAGCAAACGTTCTAACCGGTTATCTAATGTCATGACAGTCAACTCATTGGTGGACGGGAATATCTGCTGCACAATTGCACGACCTAATGCAATACGAACGTAAGTCGTTAGCTCGTTCGCGTCTTGGGTATGCATGCCATGCTCTGACAAGGTTTCGATAATGGTGCGCATATCGCGGATGTGCACACCCTCGATCAAGAGGTTTTGTAATACCTTCTGCAAAATAGAGAGTGGCAATAGTTTGGGCACCAATTCCTCGACTAACTTTGGCGTATCTTTTGCAAGGTGATCCATCAATTGCTGAACTTCATGACGACCTAACAATTCAGCCGCATGCGATGTAATTAAATGGTTGAGATGAGTAGCAATGACAGTACCGGCATCCACTACGGTATAACCCATCGTCTGGGCTTGCTCGCGCATGGCAGCGTCAATCCAGGTTGCAGGCAATCCGAACGCTGGATCTGTAGTAATCGGACCCGGCAAGGTACCAGATACCATGCCAGGATTAATCGCCAGATACTGACCAGTAATTGCCTCACCAACGCCAACCTCAACACCTTTGAGCGTGATCCTATAAGCAGACGGTTTCAATTCTAAGTTGTCTCTGATATGCACAGGAGGCGACAAGAACCCCACCTCTTGCGCAAACTTCTTGCGGATACCTTTAATGCGTCTAAGCAGCTCCCCGCCCTGCCCTTTATCAACTAAAGGAATGAGGCGATAACCAACTTCTAAACCTAAAGTATCTACTGGCAGGATGTCTTGCCATGTTGCTTCTTCCATTTCAGATGGCGCAACTGGCGCTACAACTTGCTCTT of the Undibacterium sp. 5I1 genome contains:
- the flhF gene encoding flagellar biosynthesis protein FlhF, with translation MNVKKFSANTSREAIRMVKDALGSDAVILSNRNVDGKVEILAMTDETMSSIATSSDSRTIPEIAKFPPRLQQAEQGRQASESPLFSKSQPHALDNLVSGGELADVMTEIRSMRSMLEAQLAEISWTNTQKRQPQKTEVMREMLATGFSASLSRYLVDKMPDSETVASSMDWIKAVLNRNLSTINNESEILEKGGVYALVGPTGVGKTTTTAKLAARCVMRHGPAKLALITTDGYRIGGYEQLRIYGKILGVMVHSVKDESDLRIALSELKNKHTVLIDTVGVSQRDKMVTEQVAMLSGADANVKRLLCLNATSTGETLSEVVRAYQGSGLAGCILTKLDEAATIGGVLDIAIRQKLHIYYLASGQRVPEDLHIANKQYLVDRAFKLKRETSAYRLQDEELPMVMANAAIASAANTNNGLREVSFG
- the flhA gene encoding flagellar biosynthesis protein FlhA; this encodes MNGFKLPAWMSIFSNKAIAAPILIIMMLSMMILPLPAFVLDVFFSFNIALAIIVLLTSLYTIKPLDFMVFPTVLLVSTMLRLSLNVASTRVVLTEGHTGPDAAGKVIEAFGHFLIGGNYTVGIVVFVILTIINFTVVTKGAGRIAEVGARFALDAMPGKQMAIDADLNAGLIVEQEARRRRTEVAQEAEFYGAMDGASKYVRGDAVAGIMVTIINIVGGLIVGMVQHDLDFATALKNYTLLAIGDGLVAQIPSLIISTAAGIVVSRVASDQDIGGQLIGQLFAKPQVLFITGGIVGGMGLIPGMPHVAFLLLALLLIGGGYLLTKKSDVVAKPEEQVVAPVAPSEMEEATWQDILPVDTLGLEVGYRLIPLVDKGQGGELLRRIKGIRKKFAQEVGFLSPPVHIRDNLELKPSAYRITLKGVEVGVGEAITGQYLAINPGMVSGTLPGPITTDPAFGLPATWIDAAMREQAQTMGYTVVDAGTVIATHLNHLITSHAAELLGRHEVQQLMDHLAKDTPKLVEELVPKLLPLSILQKVLQNLLIEGVHIRDMRTIIETLSEHGMHTQDANELTTYVRIALGRAIVQQIFPSTNELTVMTLDNRLERLLMQALQTSGSDGAGIEPGLADTLATQTEAAAKHQEQMGLAPVLLVPGPLRALLSRFLRRTLPQLKVLSQAELPETKTIRVTGLVGGQL